In Deltaproteobacteria bacterium, the following proteins share a genomic window:
- a CDS encoding type II toxin-antitoxin system HicB family antitoxin: MKYKVNLQKTDEGYSVWAPGLPGCWSQGKTEEEALENIKDAIQAYLETVEELTKDKESRYVEVANA; encoded by the coding sequence ATGAAATACAAGGTAAATCTTCAAAAAACGGATGAGGGTTATTCTGTTTGGGCACCCGGCTTACCTGGTTGCTGGTCTCAAGGCAAGACAGAAGAAGAGGCATTAGAAAACATTAAGGACGCAATACAGGCATATTTGGAAACTGTGGAGGAGTTGACGAAGGATAAGGAATCCCGCTACGTAGAAGTCGCCAATGCCTAA